The following proteins come from a genomic window of Halomarina ordinaria:
- a CDS encoding GYD domain-containing protein, translated as MPTFIHLVSYTSEGIEHMNESPERLEAAREVADSVGGDLSQFFLTLGGYDAVAVGEYPDAEAAARAAITIAGEGAVRTETLRAFTEDEYRDVVDQLP; from the coding sequence ATGCCGACGTTCATCCACCTGGTCTCGTACACCTCTGAGGGTATCGAACACATGAACGAGAGCCCCGAGCGCCTGGAGGCGGCGCGGGAGGTGGCCGACTCGGTCGGCGGCGACCTCTCGCAGTTCTTCCTCACGCTGGGCGGCTACGACGCCGTGGCCGTCGGGGAGTACCCCGACGCGGAGGCGGCCGCGCGGGCCGCCATCACCATCGCGGGCGAGGGGGCCGTCAGGACGGAGACGCTGCGGGCGTTCACCGAGGACGAGTACCGCGACGTCGTCGACCAGCTCCCGTAG
- a CDS encoding RNA-binding domain-containing protein, whose translation MSTVYSVDVTIRAPVAATEVTDRVVDAVEHVFPGVTVEEHPGEVRATTHSLESFSERLHEAEILDSARMTFLQTLSGDTFTFRLNKQAAYAGRLTFAVGDPAELGDIEVEVTVRDPDPETYVDHVAPPTEDGVPIDPADRRDER comes from the coding sequence ATGAGTACCGTCTACAGCGTCGACGTGACGATTCGCGCGCCGGTCGCCGCCACCGAGGTGACCGACCGGGTCGTAGACGCCGTCGAGCACGTCTTCCCCGGCGTCACCGTCGAGGAACACCCCGGCGAGGTGCGGGCGACGACCCACTCCCTCGAGTCCTTCTCCGAACGCCTCCACGAGGCCGAGATACTCGACAGCGCGCGGATGACGTTCCTCCAGACGCTCTCCGGCGACACGTTCACCTTCCGGCTGAACAAGCAGGCCGCGTACGCGGGCCGGCTCACCTTCGCCGTCGGCGACCCGGCCGAACTCGGCGACATCGAGGTGGAGGTGACGGTGCGCGACCCCGACCCCGAGACGTACGTCGACCACGTCGCACCGCCGACCGAGGACGGCGTCCCCATCGACCCCGCCGACCGACGGGACGAGCGGTGA
- a CDS encoding CBS domain-containing protein codes for MLVPLRVRDVMTETVETTTPETTVTTAATRLTEADIGSLVVVDGGTPVGIVTRSDLVAVLAADGDPEATTVETVMSTSLETVAADAGLGRAAETLRDHGITHLPVTADGELVGILTATDLSYYLPKLSPASDWHERGGRARLGSDEVAYESAEWEFTHSRENGAPVGVGDVVRFSKDLSDDDVRSFAGASGDTNRLHLDDGFAADTRFGRRIAHGTLVAGVISAALARIPGLTVYLSQDLRFLGPVGVGETVTAVCEVAEELDEGRYRLLTAVYDEDGERVVEGEAVVLVDELPYSEEEKLEPVEDD; via the coding sequence ATGCTCGTTCCGCTGCGCGTGCGCGACGTGATGACGGAGACGGTGGAGACGACGACCCCCGAGACGACGGTGACGACGGCGGCGACCCGGCTGACGGAGGCGGACATCGGGTCGCTGGTCGTCGTCGACGGCGGAACGCCGGTCGGTATCGTGACGCGGAGCGACCTCGTCGCGGTGCTTGCGGCGGACGGAGACCCGGAGGCGACCACGGTGGAGACCGTGATGTCGACGTCGCTGGAGACGGTGGCGGCGGACGCGGGCCTCGGCCGGGCGGCGGAGACGCTCCGCGACCACGGCATCACGCACCTCCCGGTGACGGCGGACGGCGAACTCGTCGGTATCCTCACGGCCACCGACCTCTCGTACTACCTCCCGAAGCTCTCGCCCGCGAGCGACTGGCACGAGCGCGGGGGGCGCGCGCGCCTCGGGAGCGACGAGGTGGCCTACGAGTCGGCCGAGTGGGAGTTCACCCACAGCCGCGAGAACGGCGCGCCGGTCGGCGTCGGCGACGTCGTCCGGTTCAGCAAGGACCTCTCGGACGACGACGTCCGCTCGTTCGCGGGGGCGAGCGGCGACACGAACCGCCTCCACCTCGACGACGGGTTCGCCGCGGACACCCGCTTCGGGCGGCGCATCGCCCACGGGACGCTCGTCGCGGGCGTCATCAGCGCGGCGCTCGCGCGCATCCCCGGTCTCACGGTCTACCTCTCGCAGGACCTGCGCTTCCTCGGCCCCGTGGGGGTCGGCGAGACGGTCACCGCCGTCTGCGAGGTGGCGGAGGAACTCGACGAGGGTCGCTACCGGTTACTGACCGCCGTCTACGACGAGGACGGCGAGCGCGTCGTCGAGGGCGAGGCGGTGGTCCTCGTCGACGAGTTACCCTACAGCGAGGAGGAGAAACTGGAACCGGTCGAGGACGACTGA
- a CDS encoding Na+/H+ antiporter NhaC family protein gives MADLSFEPLTYDDLAPEERPSLVQALVPLVGMLTFLGVGKLVFGLDPQLPLLWGIALTGAVGRYWLGIPWRRLYEGIVDGLVMGMQAILIIFVIYALIATWMGAGTIPALIYYGLDLLSPRVFLPAAALFAAVVAFAVGSSWTTAGTLGVAFIGIGVGLGVPEPMTAGAVLSGAYTGDKISPLSDTTNLAAAVTNTDLMSHVRTMRVGTSIALGISVLGYAALGLGFDGAVPPGRIEAIQGAIAGSFTVHPLVFVPLLLTFGLALRGYPALPTLGMGAIVGALVQILVQGGPFVGTWTLASLAQTVTAESFTAAWEVAQSGTAPETGVEQVNSLLATDGLVGSAWTITIIVAALALGGLLERTGILAVVAHAIGRAVSSVAGLTAGTVAAAFSMNVLSADQYMSIVVPGISLRNIYDEFDLETRNLSRAVEAGGTTTSALVPWNSGGVYMATVLGVPTLAYAPYYFFGFLSPLVVVVMGLTGWRIARRGEETEAGIAAAARSLAEDD, from the coding sequence ATGGCTGACCTGTCGTTCGAGCCGCTCACCTACGACGACCTGGCGCCGGAGGAGCGTCCGTCGCTGGTGCAGGCGCTCGTCCCGCTGGTCGGGATGCTGACCTTCCTCGGGGTCGGGAAACTCGTCTTCGGTCTCGACCCGCAACTCCCCCTGCTGTGGGGTATCGCACTGACCGGCGCCGTCGGGCGCTACTGGCTCGGCATCCCGTGGCGCCGGTTGTACGAGGGCATCGTCGACGGTCTCGTGATGGGGATGCAGGCCATCCTCATCATCTTCGTCATCTACGCGCTCATCGCCACCTGGATGGGCGCGGGGACCATCCCGGCGCTCATCTACTACGGCCTCGACCTGCTCTCCCCACGGGTGTTCCTCCCGGCCGCCGCGCTGTTCGCGGCCGTGGTCGCCTTCGCCGTCGGCTCCTCGTGGACCACGGCCGGGACGCTCGGCGTCGCGTTCATCGGCATCGGGGTGGGCCTCGGCGTCCCCGAACCGATGACCGCCGGCGCGGTGCTCTCGGGGGCGTACACCGGCGACAAGATATCCCCCCTCTCGGACACGACGAACCTCGCCGCCGCCGTCACCAACACCGACCTGATGAGTCACGTCCGGACGATGCGCGTCGGGACGAGCATCGCCCTCGGTATCTCGGTGCTCGGCTACGCCGCCCTCGGCCTCGGGTTCGACGGCGCCGTCCCGCCGGGGCGCATCGAGGCCATCCAGGGGGCCATCGCGGGCAGTTTCACCGTCCACCCGCTCGTGTTCGTCCCCCTCCTCCTGACGTTCGGCCTCGCGCTCCGCGGCTACCCGGCGCTCCCCACGCTGGGGATGGGCGCCATCGTCGGCGCCCTCGTCCAGATTCTCGTCCAGGGCGGCCCGTTCGTCGGGACGTGGACGCTCGCGTCGCTCGCCCAGACGGTGACCGCGGAGTCGTTCACCGCCGCGTGGGAGGTGGCACAGAGCGGTACCGCCCCCGAGACGGGCGTCGAGCAGGTGAACAGCCTGCTCGCGACCGACGGCCTCGTCGGGTCGGCGTGGACCATCACCATCATCGTCGCGGCGCTCGCGCTCGGCGGACTGCTCGAACGCACGGGCATCCTCGCGGTGGTCGCCCACGCCATCGGCCGCGCCGTCTCGAGCGTCGCCGGCCTCACCGCGGGCACCGTCGCCGCCGCGTTCTCGATGAACGTGCTCTCGGCCGACCAGTACATGAGCATCGTCGTCCCCGGCATCAGCCTGCGGAACATCTACGACGAGTTCGACCTGGAGACGCGCAACCTCTCGCGGGCCGTCGAAGCCGGCGGGACGACGACGAGCGCGCTCGTCCCCTGGAACTCCGGGGGGGTCTACATGGCGACGGTCCTCGGCGTCCCGACGCTCGCGTACGCGCCGTACTACTTCTTCGGCTTCCTCTCGCCGCTGGTCGTCGTCGTGATGGGTCTCACCGGCTGGCGCATCGCCCGACGCGGCGAGGAGACCGAGGCGGGTATCGCGGCCGCCGCCCGCTCGCTGGCCGAGGACGACTGA
- a CDS encoding threonine aldolase family protein has protein sequence MIDLRSDTVTRPSDAMREAARDAAVGDDVHRGDPTVAELETRVADLLGKEAALYVPSGTMGNQIAVRVHADRGEELVCERECHIYKWELAGAAQLSGVQPRTVDGGARGALTPGAVREAYVAPSSHRPGTGLVALENTHNSRGGVALAPGELDAAAEAAHDLGVPVHLDGARVANAAVAHDVPLDRMVREMDSVMACLSKGLGAPVGSMLAGDAEFVERARRVRKLLGGGMRQAGVIAAPGLLALENVDRLAQDHENARVLADGLRDLSGLSVQSPETNIVLVRTEEPASAFIDRIAEVDVAASEFGEHTVRFVTHLDVSREDVETAVERVESVR, from the coding sequence ATGATAGACCTCCGGAGCGACACGGTCACGCGCCCGAGCGACGCGATGCGAGAGGCGGCCCGCGACGCCGCCGTCGGCGACGACGTCCACCGCGGCGACCCGACGGTGGCGGAACTCGAGACGCGCGTCGCGGACCTCCTGGGCAAGGAGGCCGCCCTCTACGTGCCGAGCGGGACGATGGGCAACCAGATAGCCGTCCGCGTCCACGCCGACCGCGGCGAGGAACTCGTCTGCGAGCGCGAGTGCCACATCTACAAGTGGGAACTCGCCGGCGCCGCACAGCTCTCGGGCGTCCAGCCCCGGACCGTCGACGGCGGCGCGCGCGGCGCCCTCACGCCCGGGGCGGTCCGCGAGGCGTACGTCGCGCCCAGCAGTCACCGCCCCGGTACCGGCCTCGTCGCGCTGGAGAACACCCACAACAGCAGGGGCGGCGTCGCGCTCGCGCCCGGGGAACTCGACGCCGCCGCCGAGGCGGCCCACGACCTGGGCGTCCCGGTCCACCTCGACGGCGCGCGCGTCGCCAACGCCGCCGTCGCCCACGACGTCCCCCTCGACCGCATGGTCCGCGAGATGGACTCCGTGATGGCCTGTCTCTCGAAGGGGCTGGGCGCGCCCGTCGGGTCGATGCTCGCCGGCGACGCCGAGTTCGTCGAGCGCGCGCGCCGGGTCCGCAAACTCCTCGGCGGCGGGATGCGCCAGGCCGGCGTCATCGCCGCCCCCGGTCTCCTCGCCCTGGAGAACGTCGACCGACTCGCACAGGACCACGAGAACGCCCGCGTGCTGGCCGACGGCCTCCGCGACCTCTCCGGTCTCTCCGTGCAGTCGCCGGAGACGAACATCGTCCTCGTCCGGACCGAAGAACCGGCGAGCGCGTTCATCGACCGCATCGCCGAGGTCGACGTGGCCGCCTCGGAGTTCGGCGAACACACGGTCCGGTTCGTCACCCACCTCGACGTCTCGCGCGAGGACGTCGAG
- a CDS encoding aminopeptidase, with translation MDPRIRDHARIIADHSTDIGEGDNVVISAPADAEDLVVALHEEVADRGATPVYTNSSERAARAYLRNHDGEFETPSHLLALYEEMDVYVAVRGGENASETGDVDPETTAAHRRAMQPVLTERLSKRWCGTQFPTAGFAQLAGMSTEGYENFVWDAVSLDWDAQGEFQQGMVDVLNEGESVRIRSGERTDLTMSIAGNVAINDTGKKNLPGGEVFTAPVRESVEGTVHFDLPLYRQGREIEDVHVTFDEGRVVEYSAERNESVLDGIFETDEGARYLGELGIGMNRAIDRFTYNMLFDEKMGDTVHMAVGSAYAECVGEDNEVNRSAEHVDMIVDMSEDSIIEVDGEVVQRDGTFRFEDGFEA, from the coding sequence ATGGACCCGCGAATCCGCGACCACGCGCGCATCATCGCCGACCACTCGACGGACATCGGGGAGGGTGACAACGTCGTCATCAGCGCCCCCGCCGACGCCGAGGACCTCGTCGTCGCGCTCCACGAGGAGGTGGCGGACCGCGGCGCGACCCCCGTCTACACGAACAGCAGCGAGCGGGCCGCCCGGGCGTACCTCCGCAACCACGACGGGGAGTTCGAGACGCCCTCGCACCTCCTCGCGCTCTACGAGGAGATGGACGTCTACGTCGCCGTCCGCGGCGGCGAGAACGCGAGCGAGACGGGCGACGTCGACCCCGAGACCACCGCCGCCCACCGGCGGGCGATGCAGCCAGTCCTCACCGAGCGCCTCTCGAAGCGCTGGTGCGGCACCCAGTTCCCGACCGCCGGCTTCGCCCAGCTCGCGGGCATGAGCACCGAGGGCTACGAGAACTTCGTCTGGGACGCCGTCTCGCTCGACTGGGACGCACAGGGCGAGTTCCAGCAGGGGATGGTCGACGTCCTGAACGAGGGCGAGTCGGTCCGCATCCGGTCGGGCGAGCGGACCGACCTCACGATGTCCATCGCGGGCAACGTCGCCATCAACGACACGGGGAAGAAGAACCTCCCCGGCGGCGAGGTGTTCACCGCGCCGGTGCGCGAGAGCGTCGAGGGGACGGTCCACTTCGACCTCCCGCTCTACCGGCAGGGCCGCGAGATAGAGGACGTCCACGTCACCTTCGACGAGGGGCGCGTCGTCGAGTACAGCGCCGAACGCAACGAATCCGTCCTCGACGGAATCTTCGAGACGGACGAGGGCGCGCGCTACCTCGGCGAACTCGGCATCGGCATGAACCGGGCCATCGACCGCTTCACCTACAACATGCTGTTCGACGAGAAGATGGGCGACACCGTCCACATGGCCGTCGGGTCCGCTTACGCCGAGTGCGTCGGCGAGGACAACGAGGTGAACCGCAGCGCCGAACACGTCGACATGATCGTGGACATGAGCGAGGACTCCATCATCGAGGTCGACGGTGAAGTCGTCCAGCGCGACGGTACCTTCCGTTTCGAGGACGGCTTCGAGGCGTAG
- a CDS encoding nucleoside recognition domain-containing protein: MQELLDLLATVLPRVANIALFIAFGVALANLLVGFGAVRAIARLSRPLTRPANLPEEVGTAILTTTASTTAGYGMLAEFRESGALDDRATLVAVTINTFFGFAQHVFTFYAPVLIPILGLEVGLLYVGTRAAVALAITATGVLAGALLLDGDNVDRAATPAVEADGGRAAEGQSAGAVVRDAVESGLAKTRDILPRLLVIYTAVAFLTSRYDVARVAGAGAADPLAGTVGLPAAAVPVVAVFTLDTTNGALVLSPLVEEGVFTPRTAVATMLVGGIVSFTVSTFKRSIPFQYGIWGADFGSKVIVVNTALKVAWIAVALVVLLYVPF, encoded by the coding sequence GTGCAGGAACTGCTCGACCTCCTCGCGACGGTGCTCCCGCGGGTGGCGAACATCGCCCTGTTCATCGCGTTCGGGGTGGCGCTCGCGAACCTGCTCGTCGGGTTCGGCGCGGTGCGGGCCATCGCCCGCCTCTCGCGGCCCCTGACGCGCCCCGCGAACCTCCCCGAGGAGGTCGGTACCGCCATCCTCACCACCACCGCCTCCACGACGGCGGGCTACGGGATGCTCGCGGAGTTCCGCGAGTCGGGCGCGCTCGACGACCGGGCGACGCTCGTCGCCGTCACCATCAACACGTTCTTCGGCTTCGCCCAGCACGTCTTCACCTTCTACGCGCCCGTGTTGATTCCCATCCTCGGCCTGGAGGTGGGCCTGCTCTACGTCGGCACGCGCGCGGCCGTCGCCCTCGCCATCACCGCCACGGGCGTCCTCGCGGGGGCGCTCCTGCTCGACGGGGACAACGTCGACCGGGCGGCGACGCCCGCGGTCGAGGCCGACGGGGGACGGGCGGCCGAGGGGCAGTCGGCCGGCGCGGTGGTCCGCGACGCCGTCGAGAGCGGCCTCGCGAAGACCCGCGACATCCTCCCGCGCCTGCTGGTCATCTACACCGCCGTCGCCTTCCTCACGTCGCGCTACGACGTCGCGCGCGTCGCCGGGGCGGGGGCGGCCGACCCGCTCGCGGGGACCGTCGGCCTGCCGGCGGCCGCGGTGCCCGTCGTCGCGGTGTTCACGCTCGATACGACGAACGGGGCGCTCGTGCTCTCGCCGCTGGTCGAGGAGGGCGTGTTCACCCCGCGGACGGCGGTGGCGACGATGCTCGTCGGCGGCATCGTCTCGTTCACCGTCTCGACGTTCAAGCGCTCCATCCCCTTCCAGTACGGCATCTGGGGGGCCGACTTCGGCTCGAAGGTCATCGTCGTCAACACCGCCCTGAAGGTGGCCTGGATCGCCGTCGCGCTCGTCGTGCTCCTCTACGTCCCGTTCTGA
- a CDS encoding molybdopterin-dependent oxidoreductase, translating into MRFEPRPRLVDWTILLAVALALVTGVVSLGVGTPRFGWVFVLHGAGALVLVVLLFWKLRRVRRRVTGRWNRTVALSVLLAFLALSALATGIAWVLGYDLDLWGWTLLNLHIGLGLVVVPVLLVHLAARFRTPTTADWEGRRTVLQYGALVLFGALAWRAQQALVAVLDTAGADRRFTGSKPHEGSGNRFPVTSWVLDDPDPIAPETWRLHVAGAVERPLELGYDALDARREERALLDCTSGWFVERDWRGVPVADLLDDAGVTGEARWVTFHSVTGYRFGFPVDVARGMLLATHVDGERLTHGHGFPLRLVAPGKRGFQWVKWVTAVEVREERDWGQWLAIFVSGLD; encoded by the coding sequence GTGCGATTCGAACCCCGTCCGCGGCTGGTCGACTGGACCATCCTCCTCGCGGTCGCGCTGGCGCTCGTCACGGGCGTCGTCAGCCTCGGCGTCGGGACGCCGCGGTTCGGCTGGGTGTTCGTCCTCCACGGGGCGGGCGCGCTGGTGCTCGTCGTCCTCCTTTTCTGGAAGCTCAGGCGCGTCCGCCGGCGGGTGACCGGGCGGTGGAACCGGACCGTCGCGCTCTCCGTCCTCCTGGCGTTCCTCGCGCTGAGCGCGCTCGCGACGGGCATCGCGTGGGTGCTCGGCTACGACCTCGACCTCTGGGGGTGGACGCTGCTCAACCTCCACATCGGTCTCGGCCTCGTCGTCGTCCCCGTCCTCCTCGTCCACCTCGCCGCGCGGTTCCGGACGCCGACGACCGCCGACTGGGAGGGGCGTCGGACCGTCCTCCAGTACGGCGCGCTGGTGCTGTTCGGCGCGCTCGCCTGGCGCGCCCAGCAGGCGCTCGTCGCGGTGCTCGACACGGCCGGCGCCGACCGGCGCTTCACCGGGTCGAAACCCCACGAGGGGAGCGGGAATCGCTTTCCCGTCACGAGCTGGGTACTCGACGACCCGGACCCGATAGCGCCGGAGACGTGGCGCCTGCACGTCGCCGGCGCGGTCGAGCGTCCCCTCGAACTGGGCTACGACGCGCTCGACGCCCGCCGCGAGGAGCGCGCGCTCCTCGACTGCACCAGCGGCTGGTTCGTCGAGCGCGACTGGCGGGGGGTGCCGGTCGCGGACCTGCTCGACGACGCCGGGGTGACCGGGGAGGCACGGTGGGTGACGTTCCACTCCGTGACGGGCTATCGCTTCGGCTTCCCCGTCGACGTCGCGCGCGGGATGCTCCTCGCGACACACGTCGACGGCGAGCGCCTGACCCACGGCCACGGCTTCCCCCTCCGACTCGTCGCGCCGGGCAAGCGCGGCTTCCAGTGGGTGAAGTGGGTGACGGCCGTCGAGGTGCGCGAGGAACGCGACTGGGGGCAGTGGCTCGCTATCTTCGTCAGCGGGCTCGACTAG
- a CDS encoding AAA family ATPase codes for MRVIGTVGLPGSGKGEAATVARELGIPVVTMGDVIRAECRRRGLDPADHHGEIAQRLREEEGVTAIAERSLPLVEEALNDAGTVLVDGIRSDVEVERFEERFGEDFTLVAVTAPFDLRVERVGVRGRDNVGDGGEALEARDERELGFGMGAAIDRADVTVENTGTLAAFRRRVRSILEGERA; via the coding sequence ATGCGAGTCATCGGGACCGTCGGGTTGCCGGGAAGCGGCAAGGGCGAAGCCGCGACCGTCGCCCGGGAACTTGGCATACCCGTCGTCACCATGGGCGACGTCATCCGCGCGGAGTGCCGTCGCCGCGGCCTCGACCCGGCCGACCACCACGGCGAAATCGCACAGCGCCTCCGCGAGGAGGAGGGCGTCACGGCCATCGCCGAGCGTTCGCTCCCGCTCGTCGAGGAAGCCCTCAACGACGCCGGCACCGTCCTCGTCGACGGCATCCGCTCCGACGTCGAGGTCGAGCGCTTCGAGGAGCGCTTCGGCGAGGACTTCACCCTCGTCGCCGTCACCGCGCCGTTCGACCTCCGCGTCGAGCGGGTCGGCGTCCGCGGGCGCGACAACGTCGGCGACGGCGGCGAGGCGCTCGAGGCGCGCGACGAGCGCGAACTCGGCTTCGGGATGGGCGCGGCCATCGACCGCGCGGACGTGACCGTCGAGAACACCGGCACGCTGGCCGCCTTCCGCCGTCGCGTGCGGTCGATTCTGGAGGGCGAGCGAGCATGA
- a CDS encoding aminopeptidase → MDPRIERHAEVLVDQCTGVTAEDDVVVVAPPVAEDLVVALYRRLGEIGAQPTLHWSSARAEREYGRAMDEEAFRTPEHRLAEMEATDVVIAIGGGTNLAETSDVAPEKNAARGRAHEPVFKERLETRWVITQYPAPGSAQKAEMSTAAYEEFVWNAVDRDWEAQRDFQQEMADVLTEGEEVRIRSGDTTDVTMSIEGMRGCNDWGTHNMPAGEVFTAPVRESVEGEVLFDKPVMRNGRELTDVFLRFEEGRVVDFDAAGHVDVLEATLDTDEGARYLGELGIGMNRAIDRFTYNMLFDEKMGDTVHMAVGDAIDECVPEGVEANESAAHVDMIVDMSEDSTIEVDGEVVQRDGTFRFEDGFEA, encoded by the coding sequence ATGGACCCCCGAATCGAGCGGCACGCGGAGGTGCTCGTCGACCAGTGTACCGGCGTCACGGCCGAGGACGACGTGGTCGTCGTCGCGCCGCCGGTCGCGGAGGACCTCGTCGTCGCGCTCTACCGCCGTCTCGGTGAGATCGGTGCCCAGCCGACGCTCCACTGGAGCAGCGCCCGCGCCGAACGGGAGTACGGCCGCGCGATGGACGAGGAGGCCTTCCGGACGCCCGAGCACCGCCTCGCCGAGATGGAGGCGACGGACGTCGTCATCGCCATCGGTGGGGGGACGAACCTCGCCGAGACGAGCGACGTGGCCCCCGAGAAGAACGCCGCCCGGGGACGGGCGCACGAACCCGTGTTCAAGGAACGGCTGGAGACGCGCTGGGTCATCACCCAGTACCCCGCTCCCGGGAGCGCACAGAAGGCGGAGATGTCGACGGCCGCCTACGAGGAGTTCGTGTGGAACGCCGTCGACCGGGACTGGGAGGCCCAGCGCGACTTCCAGCAGGAGATGGCGGACGTCCTCACCGAGGGCGAGGAGGTCCGGATTCGCTCGGGCGACACCACCGACGTCACGATGTCCATCGAGGGGATGCGAGGTTGTAACGACTGGGGGACCCACAACATGCCAGCCGGCGAGGTGTTCACCGCGCCGGTACGCGAGAGCGTCGAGGGGGAGGTACTGTTCGACAAACCCGTGATGCGTAACGGCCGGGAACTCACCGACGTCTTCCTCCGCTTCGAGGAGGGTCGCGTCGTCGACTTCGACGCCGCCGGACACGTCGACGTCCTGGAAGCCACCCTCGACACCGACGAAGGGGCGCGCTACCTCGGCGAACTGGGTATCGGCATGAACCGGGCCATCGACCGCTTCACCTACAACATGCTCTTCGACGAGAAGATGGGCGACACCGTCCACATGGCCGTCGGCGACGCCATCGACGAGTGCGTCCCCGAGGGCGTGGAGGCCAACGAGTCGGCCGCCCACGTCGACATGATCGTGGACATGAGCGAGGACTCCACCATCGAGGTCGACGGCGAGGTCGTCCAGCGCGACGGCACCTTCCGTTTCGAGGACGGCTTCGAGGCGTAG
- a CDS encoding HAD family hydrolase — MTDSTAVHFDLDGTLLTFDDYAAVVEGAFRDRLDRVEPAWCEHYSDRFFEGFEALRPDPYRRAMADVCEAFGLDADPTALVDALVERECAESAVVPGARDLLATLDCPLGVLTNGVGRVQRAKLAHHGLLDALDAVVVSYDVGAHKPDAAAFDAAREALPADRHVLVGDDERADVAGGRAAGFETVHVRGGDPGVTVSGLDDLARVL; from the coding sequence GTGACCGACTCGACCGCGGTCCACTTCGACCTCGACGGGACACTCCTCACGTTCGACGACTACGCGGCCGTCGTCGAGGGCGCGTTCCGCGACCGACTCGACCGGGTCGAACCGGCGTGGTGCGAGCACTACAGCGACCGCTTCTTCGAGGGCTTCGAGGCGCTCCGTCCCGACCCCTACCGCCGCGCGATGGCCGACGTCTGCGAGGCGTTCGGCCTCGACGCCGACCCGACCGCTCTCGTCGACGCGCTGGTCGAGCGCGAGTGCGCCGAGAGCGCCGTCGTCCCCGGCGCACGCGACCTGCTCGCGACCCTCGACTGTCCGCTCGGCGTCCTCACGAACGGCGTCGGCCGCGTCCAGCGCGCGAAACTCGCCCACCACGGTCTGCTCGACGCGCTCGACGCCGTCGTCGTCTCCTACGACGTGGGCGCGCACAAGCCCGACGCGGCCGCCTTCGACGCGGCCCGCGAGGCGCTCCCGGCGGACCGCCACGTCCTCGTCGGCGACGACGAGCGCGCGGACGTCGCGGGCGGCCGGGCGGCGGGGTTCGAGACGGTCCACGTCCGCGGGGGCGACCCCGGCGTGACCGTCTCGGGACTCGACGACCTCGCACGAGTCCTCTAG